A single genomic interval of Phycisphaeraceae bacterium harbors:
- a CDS encoding IS3 family transposase — MIAQKSSCFGLSRMRERAVANPRRGRRHIVDLLHQEGWAIGTRLMKRLWRVEGLPVSQNRRKRRRIGTGEHGIVRRRVTTRNEVWGLDFVSDRTADGRPLRLLVVLDEFTRECLSIEVGRSCRGEDVVAVLDELTAIRGAPLHIRSDNGPEFVSKAVKRWCAESGTGTLYIDPGAPWQNGIVESFNGRLRDELLSSELFETLAEARYLVDRWRLHYNHRRPQRALGKRTPAAYAAATPAAPPLRLASLAGAAVPQGSATMHKLSQEVDR; from the coding sequence GTGATCGCGCAGAAGTCGAGCTGCTTCGGCTTGTCGAGGATGCGGGAACGGGCGGTGGCGAATCCACGCCGTGGACGCCGGCACATCGTGGACCTGCTGCACCAGGAAGGCTGGGCGATCGGGACGAGACTGATGAAGCGGCTGTGGCGTGTGGAGGGTCTGCCGGTGTCGCAGAATCGCAGGAAACGCAGGCGGATCGGAACGGGCGAGCACGGGATCGTCCGACGGCGAGTGACGACGAGGAACGAGGTGTGGGGCCTGGACTTCGTGAGCGACCGGACGGCGGACGGTCGTCCGCTTCGGCTGCTCGTGGTGCTGGACGAGTTCACGCGAGAGTGCCTGTCGATCGAGGTGGGCCGGAGCTGCCGGGGCGAGGATGTGGTGGCGGTGCTGGACGAGCTGACGGCGATCCGGGGCGCACCCTTGCACATCAGGAGCGACAACGGGCCGGAGTTCGTCTCCAAGGCGGTGAAGCGATGGTGCGCGGAGAGCGGGACGGGCACGCTGTACATCGACCCGGGGGCGCCGTGGCAGAACGGGATCGTGGAGAGCTTCAACGGACGGCTGCGGGACGAGCTGCTCTCATCGGAGCTCTTCGAGACGCTGGCGGAGGCGAGGTACCTGGTGGACCGCTGGCGTCTTCACTACAACCATCGCAGGCCACAGCGGGCGCTGGGGAAGCGGACGCCGGCGGCGTACGCGGCGGCGACCCCTGCGGCCCCTCCGCTCCGGCTCGCTTCGCTCGCCGGCGCTGCGGTGCCGCAGGGGTCGGCTACCATGCACAAACTCTCACAAGAGGTGGACCGATGA